In one Granulicella aggregans genomic region, the following are encoded:
- the ribH gene encoding 6,7-dimethyl-8-ribityllumazine synthase produces MIKGITLVQAVGSEEAFGKLGGLFAALGFEPGKGWEDKDGKGAAFLAPVGNIELVAGRMPGVPKLLVEVTQLDAVRAAIHSWMIANFRSEDVAAKLSEAAATHWNSRLVRVDLGDGLEVGFWESENPLHGKPVAIEGDLSAAGMRFAIVTARWNAVITDRLLQGSLDGLTRSGAKMADIEIVRVPGAWEVPSAARTLAESKRFDAVITLGCLLRGETAHYEAIYTEVARGIGQSQQETGVPHAFGVLTCETLEQALDRAGVKAGNKGFESAIAAIEMVSIQRKIAVKA; encoded by the coding sequence ATGATCAAGGGAATTACGTTGGTGCAGGCAGTTGGATCCGAGGAAGCGTTCGGCAAGCTGGGTGGCTTGTTTGCGGCGTTGGGATTCGAGCCGGGTAAGGGTTGGGAAGACAAGGATGGCAAGGGCGCGGCGTTTCTTGCGCCGGTGGGGAACATCGAGCTGGTGGCCGGCAGGATGCCCGGCGTGCCGAAGCTGCTGGTCGAGGTGACACAGCTCGATGCTGTTCGGGCGGCGATTCACTCTTGGATGATCGCGAACTTTCGCAGCGAGGATGTCGCGGCGAAGCTGAGTGAAGCTGCGGCCACGCACTGGAACTCGCGGCTGGTGAGGGTCGATCTGGGCGATGGGCTGGAGGTTGGGTTCTGGGAGTCAGAGAATCCGCTGCATGGCAAGCCGGTGGCGATTGAAGGCGATCTTTCCGCGGCAGGGATGCGATTTGCGATCGTGACGGCGCGATGGAATGCGGTGATCACGGACCGGCTGCTGCAGGGCTCTCTTGATGGGCTGACGCGGAGCGGCGCGAAGATGGCGGACATTGAGATTGTTCGGGTGCCGGGTGCGTGGGAGGTTCCCTCCGCAGCTCGGACCTTGGCTGAGTCGAAGCGGTTTGACGCGGTGATTACGCTGGGATGTTTGCTGCGCGGAGAGACGGCTCACTACGAGGCGATCTATACCGAAGTCGCACGCGGGATTGGGCAGTCGCAGCAGGAGACCGGCGTGCCGCATGCGTTCGGCGTACTGACTTGCGAGACGCTGGAGCAGGCTCTCGATCGCGCGGGCGTGAAGGCCGGGAATAAGGGATTTGAGTCGGCGATTGCAGCGATCGAGATGGTTTCGATCCAGCGGAAGATTGCGGTGAAGGCATAG
- the nusB gene encoding transcription antitermination factor NusB, translated as MGTRRKSRELTMQMLFQGDLGKQTPEEVRKLFWPSRDDVDEETRGFAEDLHRVATSRQAEIDKIIEDHSQNWRIERMPVVDRNLLRTAIAEMLAYPNTPGPIIINESLEVAKRYAAPESIHFLNGVLDAIARDLLKQRLS; from the coding sequence GTGGGCACGCGGCGTAAGTCTCGCGAGCTGACGATGCAGATGCTGTTCCAAGGGGATCTTGGGAAGCAGACGCCGGAGGAGGTACGGAAGCTGTTTTGGCCTTCGCGCGACGATGTGGATGAAGAGACACGAGGGTTCGCCGAGGACCTGCACCGTGTTGCGACCTCAAGGCAGGCGGAGATCGACAAGATCATCGAGGACCACTCGCAGAACTGGCGGATTGAGCGGATGCCGGTGGTCGATCGCAATCTGCTGAGGACGGCGATTGCGGAGATGCTGGCTTATCCGAACACGCCGGGGCCGATCATCATTAACGAGTCGCTGGAGGTGGCGAAGCGGTATGCCGCGCCGGAGTCGATTCACTTCTTGAATGGCGTTTTGGATGCGATTGCGCGGGACCTGTTGAAGCAGAGGCTTTCGTAG